A single window of Rhodococcus jostii RHA1 DNA harbors:
- a CDS encoding YceI family protein, whose translation MTTATATLPNLTAGTWAIDTVHSTVGFSVRHLMVSKVRGTFNDFTGAITVAEDGTAAVTAEIQVASIDTKNTDRDAHIKSADFFDAEQYPTATFTSTAVRAKGDDYVVEGEFTLHGVTRPVELALEFNGVNPGMGNGPVAGFEATTVLNRKDFGITIDMPLEGGGAVVGDKITITLEIEAGLQA comes from the coding sequence ATGACCACCGCCACCGCCACCCTGCCCAACCTCACCGCCGGAACCTGGGCCATCGACACCGTCCACTCCACCGTCGGCTTCTCCGTCCGCCACCTGATGGTCAGCAAGGTCCGCGGCACCTTCAACGACTTCACCGGCGCGATCACCGTCGCCGAGGACGGCACCGCCGCCGTCACCGCCGAAATCCAGGTCGCGTCCATCGACACCAAGAACACCGACCGCGACGCCCACATCAAGTCCGCCGACTTCTTCGACGCCGAGCAGTACCCCACCGCCACCTTCACCTCCACCGCCGTCCGCGCCAAGGGCGACGACTACGTGGTCGAGGGCGAATTCACCCTCCACGGCGTCACCCGCCCCGTCGAGCTCGCCCTCGAGTTCAACGGCGTCAACCCCGGCATGGGCAACGGACCGGTCGCCGGCTTCGAAGCCACCACCGTCCTCAACCGCAAGGACTTCGGCATCACCATCGACATGCCCCTCGAAGGCGGCGGAGCCGTCGTCGGCGACAAGATCACCATCACCCTCGAGATCGAGGCCGGCCTGCAGGCCTGA
- a CDS encoding lysylphosphatidylglycerol synthase transmembrane domain-containing protein — translation MNVTDVWRGRSIPRTALALAAAGALAVEVLVLSPYIARASGTLLHPRWRWLVLAVIAEIASMTTFARLQRQLLAAGGLRVALHRSIALTFASNALSVTLPAGHLVSAGFTFRRLRTWGASTPLVAWTMLASGIISSLALGALGILGATVGVRVHADPLTVGGEILGVVGLAFAIRELVRRPELLARAGDRVLGWANAFLRRPAASGVERVRALVEQLSLVRPRPRDWVLGGVFAGLNWIGDLLCLIAACRAVGVTDVGIGLAMTAYVAGMAASSIPLIPGGIGVVDGALIVAFVAGGLGTDEATAAVMLYRLISFALIGAIGWAVLFAARYARRTTAPRRPGG, via the coding sequence ATGAACGTCACTGACGTGTGGCGCGGGCGCTCGATACCCAGGACGGCGTTGGCGCTCGCCGCGGCCGGTGCACTGGCCGTCGAGGTTCTGGTGTTGAGTCCGTACATCGCGCGAGCGTCGGGCACGTTGCTGCACCCGCGGTGGCGCTGGCTCGTGCTGGCGGTGATCGCCGAGATCGCGTCGATGACGACGTTCGCGCGACTGCAGCGGCAACTGCTCGCGGCGGGTGGTCTCCGGGTGGCACTCCATCGTTCGATCGCACTGACTTTCGCGTCCAACGCGCTGTCCGTCACGCTCCCGGCCGGACATCTCGTGTCTGCCGGATTCACGTTTCGGAGACTGCGCACGTGGGGCGCGAGCACGCCGCTGGTCGCCTGGACGATGCTCGCGTCGGGGATCATCAGTTCGCTCGCGCTCGGGGCCCTCGGAATTCTCGGGGCGACCGTCGGCGTCCGGGTGCATGCCGATCCGCTCACCGTCGGCGGCGAGATCCTGGGAGTCGTCGGCCTCGCCTTCGCGATCCGGGAACTGGTGCGTCGACCGGAACTGCTCGCGCGTGCGGGGGATCGGGTGCTCGGCTGGGCCAACGCGTTCCTGCGGAGACCCGCGGCCTCGGGCGTCGAACGCGTCCGCGCCCTCGTCGAGCAACTGTCCCTCGTCCGGCCCCGCCCGCGGGACTGGGTGCTGGGCGGTGTGTTCGCGGGACTGAACTGGATCGGCGACCTGCTGTGCCTGATCGCCGCGTGCCGCGCGGTGGGCGTCACCGACGTCGGGATCGGCCTCGCGATGACGGCCTACGTCGCGGGCATGGCCGCGTCGAGCATCCCGCTGATTCCCGGCGGGATCGGCGTCGTCGACGGCGCCCTGATCGTGGCGTTCGTCGCCGGCGGGCTGGGCACGGACGAGGCGACTGCCGCCGTGATGCTGTACCGGCTGATCAGCTTCGCGCTCATCGGCGCGATCGGGTGGGCAGTGCTGTTCGCCGCCAGGTATGCCCGTCGCACGACCGCGCCCCGTCGTCCGGGTGGATGA
- a CDS encoding TetR/AcrR family transcriptional regulator has protein sequence MAAESGSGLRVAKKHETWRTLHACALDLVDTRGYDDVSVEEIAAAARVSKSTLFNYFESKEALLFDPGPGDRERWQKLADERPDGEPMWVSVREIIRANIAHNAATLTVQRRILDAAPHLAQSTKAAGERFQQFVQEWVDARVGPDQVDSLCSALLVNTAFAVLRTAYLQWQPGDDAQRFLALLDSAFAEIEAGVLDLPRSRTGVASHERH, from the coding sequence ATGGCTGCGGAGAGCGGATCAGGTCTGCGCGTCGCGAAGAAGCACGAGACGTGGCGGACGTTGCATGCGTGCGCCCTCGACCTGGTGGACACCCGCGGTTACGACGACGTCAGCGTCGAAGAGATCGCCGCCGCGGCGCGCGTGTCCAAGAGCACGCTGTTCAATTACTTCGAGTCCAAGGAAGCGCTGCTCTTCGACCCCGGACCGGGTGACCGTGAGCGGTGGCAGAAGCTGGCTGACGAGCGTCCCGACGGCGAACCGATGTGGGTGTCGGTCCGTGAGATCATCCGCGCGAACATCGCCCACAACGCCGCCACCCTCACGGTGCAACGGCGGATACTGGATGCGGCGCCCCACCTCGCGCAGTCGACGAAGGCCGCCGGCGAGCGATTCCAGCAGTTCGTCCAGGAGTGGGTCGACGCCCGGGTCGGACCGGATCAGGTCGACTCGCTCTGCAGTGCGCTGCTCGTCAACACGGCGTTCGCCGTCCTGCGCACGGCGTATCTGCAGTGGCAGCCCGGCGACGACGCGCAGCGGTTCCTCGCGTTGCTGGATTCGGCGTTCGCGGAGATCGAGGCCGGGGTCCTCGACCTACCCCGGTCGCGGACCGGCGTCGCGTCCCATGAACGTCACTGA
- a CDS encoding alpha/beta fold hydrolase: protein MKQIELSAGTVEYRDTGGDGPVLVFISGLTIDGTVWRHVVEQLAPDFRCIVPNLPLGAHRIPMREDADLSLRGLGLLIGEFLERLDLADVTLVQNDWGGAQVLIALGDSSRIGALVLTPCEAFDNYPPGIPGRAIGLAVAIPGGLALTMHALRFRAMRRAPAGWGWMSKRPVPKSVMDGWFRPATTDRLVRRDLRKYTTSVPPKSTLREWAEANRSFDRPVLVLWAVEDKVMPRDHGRRLAELYPHAELQEVEDSYTLMPEDRPDVVAEALRLRRP from the coding sequence GTGAAACAGATCGAGCTGTCCGCGGGCACCGTCGAGTATCGGGACACCGGGGGCGACGGCCCCGTCCTCGTGTTCATCTCCGGGCTGACCATCGACGGCACCGTGTGGCGACACGTGGTGGAGCAACTCGCCCCGGACTTCCGCTGCATCGTCCCGAACCTCCCGCTCGGCGCGCACCGCATTCCGATGCGCGAGGACGCCGACCTCTCGCTACGCGGACTCGGACTGCTCATCGGCGAATTCCTCGAACGGCTCGACCTCGCGGACGTCACACTCGTGCAGAACGACTGGGGTGGCGCGCAGGTGCTGATCGCCCTCGGCGACTCGAGCCGCATCGGGGCTCTCGTCCTCACCCCGTGTGAGGCGTTCGACAATTATCCGCCCGGAATTCCCGGTCGCGCAATCGGTCTCGCGGTGGCGATCCCCGGTGGTCTGGCGTTGACCATGCACGCGCTGCGATTCCGGGCGATGCGCCGGGCGCCCGCTGGTTGGGGCTGGATGAGCAAGCGGCCCGTACCGAAGTCGGTGATGGACGGGTGGTTCCGGCCCGCGACCACCGACCGCCTGGTGCGACGAGATCTGCGCAAGTACACGACCTCGGTGCCACCGAAGTCGACGCTGCGGGAGTGGGCGGAAGCGAACCGGAGCTTCGACCGTCCGGTCCTCGTGCTGTGGGCCGTCGAGGACAAGGTGATGCCCCGCGACCACGGCCGGCGCCTGGCCGAGCTGTACCCGCACGCCGAACTGCAGGAGGTCGAGGACAGCTACACGTTGATGCCCGAGGATCGCCCGGACGTGGTCGCGGAGGCTCTGCGGCTTCGCCGCCCGTGA
- a CDS encoding TetR/AcrR family transcriptional regulator has protein sequence MNDTKARILGTSSDLFRRNGYTGTGLKQVATEARAPFGSIYHFFPGGKQQLGEEVIRSSGEEYARLVFSILDAHPDILEGIEVGFRLAGETLVATDYADACPIATVALEVASTNEVLRVATADVFTSWIESGSALLRERGFDEADARRLILGFVTSLEGAFVLARALRSTEPLDAAGATVLAAARACLPPPT, from the coding sequence GTGAACGACACGAAGGCCCGGATCCTCGGCACCAGCAGCGACCTCTTCCGCCGCAACGGCTACACCGGGACCGGCCTCAAGCAGGTCGCCACGGAGGCCCGCGCACCGTTCGGGTCGATCTACCACTTCTTCCCCGGCGGCAAACAGCAACTCGGCGAGGAGGTCATCCGCTCGTCGGGCGAGGAGTACGCCCGGCTGGTCTTCTCCATCCTCGACGCGCATCCCGACATCCTCGAAGGGATCGAGGTGGGGTTCCGGCTGGCGGGCGAGACCCTGGTGGCCACCGACTACGCGGACGCCTGCCCCATCGCCACGGTCGCGCTCGAGGTCGCGAGCACCAACGAGGTGCTTCGCGTGGCCACAGCGGACGTGTTCACGAGCTGGATCGAGTCGGGGAGCGCGCTGCTGCGCGAGCGCGGATTCGACGAGGCCGATGCGAGGCGCCTGATCCTGGGATTCGTCACCAGCCTGGAGGGGGCATTCGTCCTCGCGCGTGCACTGCGCAGCACCGAACCACTCGATGCCGCCGGCGCCACGGTCCTTGCCGCGGCACGCGCCTGCCTGCCTCCCCCCACGTGA
- a CDS encoding peptide MFS transporter, whose amino-acid sequence MSDTIDPARDEKRSDRGFFGQPSALANLFGVEMWERFSFYGMQGILIYYLYYSAADGGLGIAESSATSIVGAYGGTVYLSTILGAWIADRLLGSERTLFYSAILVMLGHIALAVFPGLWGVGIGLVCVAFGSGGLKANATSLVGDLYDENDERRDAGFSIFYMGINLGALVGPLLTGWAQDSIGFHAGFALAAIGMALGLIQYTLGRKHLRGIGAEPPNPLPRAQRPKWIAIGAAAVVVIAALSLTGVITAANMSDIVVGLTIVAAIGYFAIMLSSRRITAVERSRVYAFIPMFIASAVFWSLFQQQFTTVAVYSDKRLDRNLFGWDFPPSWVQSINPVFIIIFAGVFAAAWTKLGPRQPSSPIKFAAGTVIMGIAFLAFIPMSGGGANSAPLLGLAGILLLFTFAELLLSPVGLSLSTKLAPEAFHTQMVALFFLSVALGTAMAGTLAGYYDENNEVPYFTAVGLGSIAVGVLLAIGSPWIRRLMKGVH is encoded by the coding sequence ATGAGTGACACCATCGATCCGGCCCGGGACGAGAAGCGGTCCGACCGCGGCTTCTTCGGCCAGCCGTCCGCCCTCGCGAACCTGTTCGGCGTCGAGATGTGGGAGCGATTCTCCTTCTACGGGATGCAAGGCATCCTGATCTACTACCTTTACTATTCGGCCGCCGACGGTGGCCTCGGAATCGCCGAATCGTCCGCGACCAGTATCGTCGGCGCCTACGGCGGCACGGTGTATCTGTCCACCATTCTCGGAGCCTGGATCGCCGACCGGCTCCTGGGCTCCGAACGGACCCTGTTCTACAGCGCCATCCTCGTCATGCTCGGCCACATCGCCCTCGCCGTGTTCCCGGGACTGTGGGGTGTGGGAATCGGCCTGGTCTGCGTCGCATTCGGTAGTGGCGGGCTCAAGGCCAACGCCACATCCCTCGTCGGGGATCTCTACGACGAAAACGACGAGCGCCGGGACGCCGGATTCTCCATCTTCTACATGGGGATCAATCTCGGCGCCCTCGTCGGCCCGCTGCTGACGGGCTGGGCGCAGGACTCCATCGGCTTCCACGCCGGCTTCGCGCTCGCCGCAATCGGCATGGCGCTCGGACTGATCCAGTACACACTCGGCCGCAAGCACCTCCGCGGCATCGGTGCGGAACCGCCCAATCCCCTCCCCCGCGCCCAGCGACCCAAGTGGATCGCGATCGGCGCCGCCGCGGTCGTGGTCATTGCGGCCCTGTCCCTGACCGGGGTGATCACCGCGGCCAACATGTCGGACATCGTGGTCGGCCTCACCATCGTCGCGGCGATCGGCTACTTCGCGATCATGTTGTCGAGCCGCCGCATCACGGCCGTCGAGCGCAGCCGCGTCTACGCGTTCATCCCGATGTTCATCGCCAGCGCGGTGTTCTGGTCGCTGTTCCAGCAGCAGTTCACCACCGTCGCGGTGTACTCCGACAAGCGACTCGACCGCAACCTGTTCGGCTGGGACTTCCCGCCGTCGTGGGTGCAGTCCATCAACCCGGTCTTCATCATCATTTTCGCGGGCGTCTTCGCAGCCGCGTGGACGAAGCTCGGACCTCGACAGCCGTCGTCGCCGATCAAGTTCGCGGCGGGCACCGTCATCATGGGTATCGCGTTCCTGGCGTTCATCCCGATGTCGGGTGGCGGCGCGAACAGTGCACCGCTGCTGGGTCTGGCCGGAATCCTGTTGCTGTTCACGTTCGCCGAACTGCTGCTGTCCCCGGTCGGGCTGTCGCTGTCGACCAAACTGGCGCCCGAGGCCTTCCACACCCAGATGGTGGCGTTGTTCTTCCTGTCCGTCGCCCTGGGCACCGCCATGGCGGGCACACTGGCCGGCTACTACGACGAGAACAACGAAGTCCCGTACTTCACCGCGGTCGGGCTGGGCTCGATCGCCGTCGGTGTGCTCCTCGCCATCGGCTCACCGTGGATCCGGCGTCTGATGAAGGGCGTGCACTGA
- a CDS encoding DUF3054 domain-containing protein — MKKYLPALALDVVLVIVFCAIGRRSHDEANALTGLATTAWPFLTGLAVGWLATVALYRDKFDAFLIVPTGIAVWLSTLVVGMLLRVVSGQGTAFSFVLVAGTVLAVFLLGWRAVAKIVTRSRATTR, encoded by the coding sequence GTGAAGAAGTACCTCCCCGCGCTGGCCCTGGACGTCGTCCTCGTGATCGTGTTCTGTGCCATCGGCCGCCGCAGCCACGACGAAGCCAATGCCCTGACAGGTCTGGCCACCACGGCGTGGCCGTTCCTGACCGGACTCGCGGTCGGCTGGCTCGCCACCGTCGCGCTCTACCGCGACAAGTTCGACGCGTTCCTGATCGTCCCGACAGGCATCGCGGTGTGGCTGTCGACGCTCGTGGTGGGCATGCTCTTGCGCGTCGTCAGCGGCCAGGGAACGGCGTTCAGTTTCGTCCTCGTGGCGGGCACGGTGCTCGCCGTGTTCCTCCTCGGCTGGCGTGCCGTCGCGAAGATCGTGACGAGGTCGCGCGCCACCACCCGATAG
- a CDS encoding NTF2-like N-terminal transpeptidase domain-containing protein, with the protein MVDMGNGRSLGRRNRYVIALTSAVVLAVILASCVLSKEEATAESVVDDFVNALNEGDAAAAAAQTSYPNAAETAIQQMFDGLKPEDAKFDLTQFMDLGSDSGFFTVGAAWHFGEGKDWTYQVQGGVRNLSVGWRISWDPSILAPDLGNGRIVRYDRTDAAPPRVFDAFGALLMNEQTINSVTLDPATMPDPVATTRRLAEVLEPVAPLVTSDTMMAEMAEKPGQQVTAVLLRDQDWEYLEQDLAIPGVITIKTPKLITADRRITTPLLDPLRKVWQANRDATAGWAVHLVDPDGTLIPQAGFQGPPGPDIVATMDSRLQLAAEEAVVSVGTPATIVAIQPSSGAVLAAAQNNQAMEQGPIAFQGLYPAGSNLDLVKKAAGLQKGVDPSSLSIEDIEKAGNQLGLGMNYKIPGLDHQTAVFTADQSGMNQVMNRKDSDLPAVTPFGMAMLAASIARGSAPAPMIVQGQPGTTDVAAQPLPANVNDQLRGMMRDNVVRGGASFLNGYPDLMGMNGASGDDRWFYGSRGDLAFAVFVADADGGDRAVKMTDMLFREMAKPAN; encoded by the coding sequence ATGGTGGACATGGGGAATGGACGATCGCTTGGCCGCCGCAACAGATACGTGATCGCCCTGACGTCGGCTGTCGTTCTGGCGGTGATTCTGGCGTCGTGTGTGCTCTCGAAAGAGGAGGCGACCGCTGAGTCGGTCGTCGACGACTTCGTCAATGCGCTGAACGAGGGCGACGCCGCCGCTGCTGCAGCGCAGACCTCTTATCCCAACGCCGCGGAGACGGCGATTCAGCAGATGTTCGACGGGCTCAAACCCGAGGACGCCAAGTTCGACCTGACCCAGTTCATGGATCTCGGCTCGGACTCCGGCTTCTTCACTGTCGGTGCCGCTTGGCATTTCGGTGAGGGCAAAGATTGGACCTACCAGGTTCAGGGTGGTGTGCGGAACCTGTCCGTCGGCTGGCGCATCTCCTGGGATCCGTCGATCCTCGCGCCCGATCTGGGCAACGGGCGTATCGTCCGCTACGACCGGACGGACGCCGCTCCGCCGCGGGTCTTCGACGCGTTCGGTGCGTTGCTCATGAACGAGCAGACCATCAACTCTGTCACCCTCGATCCCGCCACGATGCCCGATCCCGTCGCGACCACCCGGCGTCTCGCGGAGGTCCTCGAGCCGGTGGCACCCCTCGTGACGTCCGACACGATGATGGCGGAGATGGCCGAGAAGCCCGGCCAGCAGGTCACCGCCGTGTTGCTGCGCGACCAGGATTGGGAGTACCTCGAGCAGGATCTCGCGATCCCCGGCGTCATCACCATCAAGACGCCGAAACTCATCACGGCGGATCGGCGCATCACGACGCCGCTGCTGGATCCGCTGCGCAAGGTGTGGCAGGCCAACCGGGACGCCACGGCCGGCTGGGCCGTCCATCTCGTGGACCCCGACGGCACGCTCATCCCGCAGGCAGGGTTCCAGGGCCCGCCCGGACCGGACATCGTCGCGACCATGGACTCCCGCCTGCAGCTGGCAGCCGAGGAAGCCGTGGTCAGTGTCGGCACCCCCGCGACGATCGTCGCGATCCAGCCGTCCTCCGGCGCGGTGCTGGCCGCCGCGCAGAACAATCAGGCGATGGAGCAGGGGCCGATCGCGTTCCAGGGCCTGTATCCCGCCGGGTCGAACCTCGACCTGGTGAAGAAGGCCGCCGGACTGCAGAAGGGCGTCGACCCGTCGTCGCTGTCGATCGAGGACATCGAGAAGGCAGGCAATCAGCTCGGGCTCGGCATGAACTACAAGATCCCGGGCCTCGACCATCAGACCGCCGTCTTCACCGCCGACCAGTCGGGCATGAACCAGGTGATGAACCGTAAGGACAGCGACCTGCCCGCCGTGACGCCGTTCGGGATGGCCATGCTGGCTGCATCGATCGCGCGGGGCAGCGCGCCCGCCCCGATGATCGTCCAGGGACAGCCGGGCACCACCGATGTGGCCGCTCAGCCGCTTCCGGCGAACGTCAACGATCAACTCCGCGGCATGATGCGTGACAACGTGGTGCGGGGCGGGGCGTCGTTCCTCAACGGCTACCCGGACCTCATGGGCATGAACGGTGCGAGCGGCGACGACCGCTGGTTCTACGGCTCACGCGGCGACCTGGCCTTCGCGGTCTTCGTCGCCGACGCCGACGGTGGCGACCGCGCGGTGAAGATGACCGACATGCTCTTCCGTGAGATGGCGAAGCCGGCGAACTGA
- a CDS encoding sulfite exporter TauE/SafE family protein, whose translation MPLLDIGLLVVAGFFAGLVGFVTGLASIVSYPALLAVGLPPVTANVTNTVAMVAVGVGALSNSTREVADTGPKLWRWALYSAAGGLVGAGILLVAPAGSFEAIVPFMVAFAALALLLQPRLRALAGERDMPRAYSVSLFVVAIYGGYFGAGAGVIFLAIALILTSEKIWRATILKSFLLGVANLVAAIGFAVFGPVHWGAAAAMAVGALAGGWCGPPVVRRIPPSVLRVVIAIAGFGLAVWLWVR comes from the coding sequence GTGCCCCTGCTTGATATCGGTCTTCTCGTCGTAGCGGGGTTCTTCGCGGGACTGGTCGGCTTCGTCACCGGCCTGGCGTCCATCGTGTCGTATCCCGCACTCCTCGCGGTCGGTCTGCCGCCGGTGACCGCGAACGTCACCAACACGGTCGCGATGGTGGCGGTCGGCGTCGGCGCCTTGTCCAACTCGACGCGGGAGGTCGCCGACACCGGCCCCAAGCTGTGGCGCTGGGCGCTGTACTCGGCCGCGGGCGGCCTGGTCGGCGCGGGAATCCTGCTGGTGGCTCCGGCGGGGTCGTTCGAGGCGATCGTCCCGTTCATGGTGGCGTTCGCCGCGCTGGCGCTGCTGCTGCAACCCCGGCTCCGCGCGCTGGCGGGCGAGCGGGACATGCCACGCGCGTACTCGGTGTCGCTGTTCGTCGTCGCCATCTACGGCGGGTACTTCGGTGCCGGCGCCGGCGTGATCTTCCTGGCGATCGCCTTGATCCTCACCTCGGAGAAGATCTGGCGCGCGACCATCCTGAAGAGCTTCCTCCTGGGCGTCGCGAACCTGGTGGCGGCGATCGGGTTCGCGGTCTTCGGTCCCGTCCACTGGGGCGCCGCCGCCGCGATGGCGGTCGGCGCCCTGGCCGGTGGCTGGTGCGGGCCGCCCGTCGTCAGGCGGATACCACCGTCCGTCCTCCGCGTCGTCATCGCGATCGCGGGATTCGGGTTGGCCGTGTGGTTGTGGGTGCGCTGA